In Camelina sativa cultivar DH55 chromosome 13, Cs, whole genome shotgun sequence, the genomic window TTAAGAattaatataatacatatgtaaGGTATGTGTGTAGACTTGATCCGTTAcagaaatttttattattagacaTCAATGGCTCCGGACCAGACCAATGATATTGTCTATGTCTAAGGATTTAATATTACAGAAGGATTCTTGTCTATCGCAGCTGAGTTCCCGGCTTCAGTTTCCTCATTAGAGTACTGACTATTCAGAGAAGCTTTTGAGTGAGTCTGATAAGTTTCAGAACTAAAACTAGTGCTGCATCCGGAGTTTTCAGTTAAAGACTGATCAGAAACTTGGACTCCAGGAAGTAAGAATCTTTGGTGAGAATTGCAAGTGTGAATGGCTCCATCACAATCATTGCACAGCAATGCTCTGTCCTCTATGCAGAAGAAGTACCCTTTTCTCTCCTACAAACATAGATATATGTTTAGCGATCGGTTAAAGAACTCAGCGAGTGTTAAAAGAGAAAGTACGACCAAACCTGGCATATATCACATAGAGGAGCTCCAGAGCTTGTGGTGGCTGAGGCTGCATCTTTTTGCAAGGCGACTCGGTGATGCCTCTGGAAAATTTTATTAGCTTCATGAACTTTAATGTCACATGGCTTGCAAAGAACAGCTTCATCTGAACAGCAAAGTACTTCTGCTTCAGCCTTCTCGCACACTTCACATAGTATCTTCATCCttgaaaattggaaatatagaaagaaagaaaaaaacagagcaacaacgTGTCTTAATATCAATAAAGAAGTAGGACAAGAAGTGAATCTAAACAAGAGGGAATAAGAAATAACAAGATTGAATAGGTTCACATGCTTGGGTTAGGCCAACTTTTGGGTGgcatttaaatcaataaatgttttctcctaCCAAAATCTTCATGACAAAGATCTTTTTCAGAA contains:
- the LOC104737024 gene encoding B-box zinc finger protein 23-like, with the translated sequence MKILCEVCEKAEAEVLCCSDEAVLCKPCDIKVHEANKIFQRHHRVALQKDAASATTSSGAPLCDICQERKGYFFCIEDRALLCNDCDGAIHTCNSHQRFLLPGVQVSDQSLTENSGCSTSFSSETYQTHSKASLNSQYSNEETEAGNSAAIDKNPSVILNP